The Brachyhypopomus gauderio isolate BG-103 chromosome 7, BGAUD_0.2, whole genome shotgun sequence genome has a window encoding:
- the LOC143518273 gene encoding protein kinase C delta type-like translates to MFLLGDESVRVSERLRAWVGLEYVYVFVFLIVKMSSDCGMNVHHKCQSKVANLCSISQKLLAEALTQVSQVNVSPYGGLCEGSSPRPLSRISHQTLITAEHFTFHSVLGKGAFGKVFLAELKGSEEWFALKALRKDVVLMDEDVESTMVEKRVLALAWDCPFLTHLYSSFQTKEYLYFVMEYLTGGDLNFHIQEEGSFDLYRATFYAAEIVCGLQFLHGKGVIHRDLKLENVMLDRDGHIKIADFGLCKENIFGDNRATSICGTPYYMAPEIILGQQYTFSVDWWSFGVLLYGMVIGQPPFNGDEVDDLYESILTDTPEFPDSITLDTRDLLERLFERDPSHRLGVVGNIRGHSFFEIINWADLERREIKPPYVPKVKSSNDSSDCEQEFLNDRLSMCEKGVFGLTDQGAFAGFSFINQRMEHLLQ, encoded by the exons ATGTTTCTTCTTGGAGATGAAAGTGTGAGGGTGAGCGAGAGATTACGTGCATGGGTTGGGTTAGAATATGTGtatgtctttgtgtttctgaTTGTCAAAATGTCCTCGGACTGTGGCATGAATGTTCATCACAAGTGCCAATCTAAAGTGGCTAATCTGTGTAGCATCAGCCAGAAACTACTGGCTGAGGCACTCACCCAAGTCAGCCAGGTGA ACGTGTCTCCATATGGTGGTCTGTGTGAGGGTTCGAGTCCTCGCCCCCTGTCCCGGATCAGCCACCAGACACTCATCACTGCGGAGCACTTCACCTTCCACAGTGTACTGGGCAAGGGAGCCTTTGGCAAG GTTTTTCTGGCAGAACTTAAGGGCAGTGAGGAGTGGTTTGCCTTGAAAGCCTTGAGGAAAGACGTGGTGCTGATGGATGAGGATGTAGAGTCCACCATGGTGGAGAAGCGGGTGCTGGCGCTGGCCTGGGACTGTCCCTTCCTAACCCACCTTTACTCCTCCTTTCAGACCAAG GAATACTTGTACTTCGTAATGGAGTACCTGACTGGAGGTGACCTGAACTTCCACATACAGGAGGAAGGATCCTTTGACCTCTACAGAGCCAC ATTCTATGCAGCTGAAATTGTGTGTGGACTGCAGTTCCTCCATGGAAAAGGCGTCATccacag GGATCTCAAGTTGGAAAATGTCATGCTAGACAGAGATGGTCACATAAAGATAGCGGATTTTggcctgtgtaaggagaataTTTTTGGTGATAATCGTGCCACATCCatctgtgggacaccatactacatggcccctgag atcattCTGGGTCAGCAGTATACTTTTTCTGTGGACTGGTGGTCATTTGGTGTGCTCCTGTATGGGATGGTGATTGGTCAGCCTCCATTCAATGGTGATGAGGTAGATGATCTTTATGAGTCCATCCTTACGGACACACCTGAATTCCCTGACAGTATAACACTGGATACCAGAGACCTGCTAGAGCGA CTGTTTGAGCGAGACCCTTCTCATAGACTGGGTGTTGTGGGGAATATCAGAGGTCACTCATTCTTTGAGATCATTAACTGGGCTGatctggagaggagagaaatcAAACCCCCTTATGTGCCAAAAGTG AAATCATCCAATGACTCTAGCGACTGCGAGCAGGAATTTTTAAATGACCGCCTGTCCATGTGTGAGAAAGGTGTGTTTGGCTTAACCGACCAGGGTGCCTTTGCTGGCTTCTCATTTATCAACCAGCGCATGGAGCATCTCCTGCAGTGA